The region GTTACGGGTATGAGATCGGGGAGTTTACCTACGGCAAGCCCAAGGTCAGGTTCCCGGAATCGGGCCGCAAGCTCACCATCGGGCGCTACGGATCCATCGCCGACAAGGTGGAGATCCTCCTCGGCGGCAACCACCGCACGGATTGGGGCACCACCTATCCCTTCTCGGCCTTCCGGGAGCTTTGGCCCGGGGCGCCCAGGAGCGAGGATTATCATACCTCCCGGGGCGACGTGGTCATCGGTCACGACGTCTGGCTGGGCTCCGGCGCCATCATCATGTCAGGTTTGACCGTAGGGCATGGCGCCGTGGTCGCGGCCCAGGCCGTCGTGACCAGGGATGTCCCGCCCTACGCCATCGTCGGCGGCAATCCGGCGAAGGTGATCCGTTATCGTTTCGACGAGGAGACCATCGCGGCCCTGCTCGAGGTGCAATGGTGGGAGCTGCCGCGGGAGAAGATCGCGACCATCATTCCGCTTCTGCAGAGCGACCGGATCCGCGAGCTGATCGCGGCCGTCAAGGTGCTGCGGGCTCAATCGTCCTGAGCGTGCGGCGACCAAGCGCTTTGGCCTTGAGGCCCAAAGCCGGCTTCTCGATCAGATACCATGACACGGCTGCGACCATGAGGGTAATCGCCAGCGAGGGCGCCAGCAGCGCGCCGGCGGATATGCCCGACCAGAGTGCATGCAGGCTCTGCTGGATCGGCCAGCCATACAGGTAGGTGCCGTAGGACAGGTCCGCCTTGGGCTCGTACCCGAAGCGTGTGAGCATCGGCGCGAAGGCCAGCCACAGGATACTGTAGGTTGAGCCCATGAACAGCAGCGTCTTGTACAGGAAGGATCCGGCGCTGAGCCACGTCGCGAGGAGCAGCACCGGAACGAGTAGCCCCGAGAGACGGACCCGGCTTCGCCAGACGTAAAGCGCGCCGCCGAACGCGAAGATCAGCGGCAGGCGGAGGGCCGTCTGC is a window of Microvirga lotononidis DNA encoding:
- a CDS encoding CatB-related O-acetyltransferase; amino-acid sequence: MKLRHRLKNWRNPHNQTRVHLARMAGRYGYEIGEFTYGKPKVRFPESGRKLTIGRYGSIADKVEILLGGNHRTDWGTTYPFSAFRELWPGAPRSEDYHTSRGDVVIGHDVWLGSGAIIMSGLTVGHGAVVAAQAVVTRDVPPYAIVGGNPAKVIRYRFDEETIAALLEVQWWELPREKIATIIPLLQSDRIRELIAAVKVLRAQSS